The Acetobacter sp. DNA window CGCTGTCAGCATCGACATCTCCTCGCTTGAGAAAAGACTGAACACGACACTCTGCCATCGTGGCCGCAGCGGGTTTGCGTTGACGCCCTCCGGCGAAAGCGTTCTGGACGCCACCAGAAAACTGTTTGATGATATTGACAGTTTTCAGAAACGTCTCAACGAGGCCAGCGGCACGCTCTCCGGCCGTTTCCGCCTCTATCTTCCCGACACGATCCAGATTCACGGCGAAACAGTGCTCGTCAGGGCCATAGAACGCTTTACCGTCCATTATCCCGACATTTACATGGACGTCCGTTCGGCGACGCCGCGTGAAGTGGAGTTTGCCGTCCTCAACGGGTCTGCGACGATGGGCATTACGCTCTACCCGCATCAGCGTCCGGAGATGCAGACAACCCCGCTGTTTCAGGAAACGGCGTCACTCTATTGCGGGCAGCGCCATCCTTTCTTTTCCATGGCGGACGAGGATATCACGCGAGCCGATCTGACGGCGACGCGGATGATCGAGGTTTCAGATGCCACGACCTCCCCGCGCTGGGACGAACTCCGTAGCGAGATGAATTTTTCCGCTGCCGCCGACAACATCGATTCCCGCACGCTTCTGATTCTTTCCGGCGTCTACATCGGTTTTCTCCCTGATCTGTTCGCCGCGCCGATGGTCGAGGAAGGTCGTCTACGCCGGATCGGGTTTGACGGTCTCGCTCTGACCAACAGTTTTTACCTGCTCGCCCGCCCCTCGCAGGACAGCGAGCCGATGACAGCCGCCTTCCGCTCCGTTCTCAATGAGGTCAGCCGGTGACAACACGTTCCTTCATACACCGGTCAGCATCACGTCTGATCATCGCGGCAGGCCTGTTTGCGGCGGTGTGCGGGTTTGCGTCCTCAGGATATGCTCAGACTGAGAGCCAAACCGAGACTCAGACGGCACAGGGCGGGGATATTCCTCCCTTTGCCGTCAATGGCCATTTCACGGTTTGCACAAATCCCACGCTCCCGCCGATGACGTTCGTCAATGGCCAGGACACGCGGGATCTCGCCGGATTTGACATTGACCTCGCGCACGAGCTTGGCCGGGCATGGCATGCCGAGCCAGCAATCCTGACGATGGATTTCGAGGGCATGCTCCCCAGTCTCTCGTCCCGGCGCTGCGACATGGTCATCAGCGGGGTCATGCGGCAGGCGGGGCGTGAAAAGAATTACGATGCCGTGCCTTATCTTGATTCCTCCATCGTGGTCATCGCCCGGTCCGGGACGCCACGGATTACCGCGCTGGAAGACCTTTCCGGTCAGAGCGTCGCCGTGGAATCCGGCACCAGCTATGCAACGCTTGTCGAAAAGACTAACCAGAAACTGGCACAATCAGGCCGGGCTCCGATCAGTCTTCAGCTCTATCCGGCGGAAGATCAGGTCGTGCAGCAGGTTCTGCTCGGTCGTGTGCATGCGCTGATCAGTCAGGACGTGGAGGTTTATTACCGCCAGAAGCAACTGGGCGGAAAAGTCACGATCATACTGAAACCGGACAATCCTGATTATCGTGAATTCGCCGTTTATATCCGTAAGAATCCACAGGACAAGGCGGCGCTGGGGCAGACGGTC harbors:
- a CDS encoding LysR family transcriptional regulator — protein: MEIALSRMPSSFPTRTTGFQGRIAEVDLRLLRVFAAVAEHGGFAAAEVALGKSKSAVSIDISSLEKRLNTTLCHRGRSGFALTPSGESVLDATRKLFDDIDSFQKRLNEASGTLSGRFRLYLPDTIQIHGETVLVRAIERFTVHYPDIYMDVRSATPREVEFAVLNGSATMGITLYPHQRPEMQTTPLFQETASLYCGQRHPFFSMADEDITRADLTATRMIEVSDATTSPRWDELRSEMNFSAAADNIDSRTLLILSGVYIGFLPDLFAAPMVEEGRLRRIGFDGLALTNSFYLLARPSQDSEPMTAAFRSVLNEVSR